DNA sequence from the Methanococcus maripaludis genome:
GAGAGTATCGCAACTTTTGGGATATCGTAAACATTTATTTCAGCCATTCCGATTGATGCCAAAATTCCAATCGCTTTTTCATCAATCAAGGTATTTTTATCGAGAACTTTTGTATTTTTTGGAATATCTGTTCCTTTTTTAAAAATATTTGAATTTTTTGTCATTTTGACTATTCTTATCGTGTTTTCGGAATTTATCGTATTTTCGAAAGGAATTATTTTATCAGTGTTTTTTGGAATATTTGAACCTGTAGCAACCCATATACATTTTCCAGGGTTTATCAGCATGTCTACAGGGTCTCCAGCGTGAATTTCATCCGAAATTACTAAAAAATCATTATTAAATGCATCATTAGTTATTGCGTAGCCGTCAACTGTTGATTTATCACAAAGGGGGACATCCACATTAGAATAAACGTCATCAAAAAGCACTCTCCCGTATGATTCATAAATTTCAACAGAAACTTCACGATTACATTTAAATCCATTTAAAATATTTTGAACTTCATCAGCAGTTTTCATAAAAATACACCAGCATTACTCAAAAATTATTCGGCAGATTTTTCTGCACAATTTGGGCAGATATTTTCATCATCAATACCTTTTTTAATAAAAGATTCACCACAAAGCCCGCATACTGCAGAAAATTTTGGCTTTTTTTCAGAAACGTGAATTTCAACAGACTTCCATGAATAAATACTATCCCCTGCATCGATTAAATCAGAAATTACTTCTTCATGGGGCACTTTTTTTATATTCATAAACCAGTTGTAAAGTGCAGGGTATTTTTCAGCTTTTTTATGATCAAACACTATCCTAACCCCTGTACCAATATCATTTTCAGGAATTATCTTGTTTACAGTTACTGCCATGATGTCGTGGTCTTTTATGCTCAAACGTTTGTTTCCAGTCGTACAATTTCCAAGAACCTGAAATGCATCAGGCATGCAGTTTTTAGTTTCGCATGTTGCATAAACTCGCTCTCCGTCATTTATATCAAGAAATTTTTTTGCAATATTGTACATCTGTATCCCGATAAATGCACCTCCGCTTAAATGCCCGTGAAATCTGATAACGTCTTCTATCTGTTTTGAATATTCTTTGTCCGTTACTTTTGATAATACATCATTCATTTTTTTCACCGATTAATTTATTCATTATTATCTTTAACTTTCATGGAATATTTCGAAGAATTCCTGCTAAAAATTCCAAAAGAAGAACCGTGTTTTAAATCTGTGACTGTTTTATCAATATTTATTACTCTTGTTGATGCAGTGTGCGTAATTCCCGAATTTTTCAGGAAATCAGGGTTTATTTGAGCAGTTGGCCCTGTTAAAATTTTTAATTTTGCATTTTTTGAGCGCTCCAGCACAAAATCTATCGTGTCGTTTACAAGAGTTGTTCCCGTTATCACTACCGCGTCCATTTCTGGAAGTAAACGATATTCAAACGTATCATCAATTAATTCTGCACCGCAAGACGAAGAATTTCTCTCAAATACATATATTTCATAATTTTTGCCCTCAATTTCACGTAATTCATTTACAACTGGTGCAATATTCCCAACAAACCCTATTTTTTTAATATCTTTGTCTGATACAATCAAATCCAAAACATCTTCGTTCTTTGACTCAGTAAAATCTATATAATACTGGGAAACTGCATTTATCGCGGCCATTGCAAGTGTTCTTTCAGTCAGATTGTAGCCTTTAGCACATTCTATAATGGATTCAAGAGAAGTTTCATCAAAATCTCGTCGGTAATGGCATTTTGAATCGAGAACCATCGAAACTCCCATTTTAACCCCCTTTTCACCCTCAACAATTACATAAGCATAAGGTATTGCTATTGAATATTCTTTTAATGTTAATTTATCTCCATTTTTTAAAATTTCAAGTGTTTTATCAGCTAAATTGTCCACTATCATCATAACACCTCAATAATTCATTATAATCACTAAATCATAGTTTTTAAATAGTCTTTATCCGGAAGAACAACTTTTTGCCCGAATATATCTGCAAATTTAGTATTTATCCCGTAAAGCTCCTGAAAATTTTCAGGGCATACTGAGTTTTTATCCGCAATTTCAGAGAGAATTTTTCCATTTTTCATTAAAAATAGGTTATCGCAGAATAGAAACGCCAAATTTGGATCGTGAAGCGACAATAAAACGGTTTTATCCATTTCTTTTGATATTTTTTCGATTACTGAAAGTACAAGGTACTGATTTTTGTAATCTAAAAAAGATGTCGGCTCATCAAAAATCATCAATTTTGCATCCTGAATAAGCGCAGTTGCAACCATTACAAGCCTTTTTTGACCGCCACTAAGAGATATGAATTCTTTATCTTTCAAATGGCTAATTTTTAGTAATTTTAGTATTTCAGTCACTTTTTGTTCG
Encoded proteins:
- a CDS encoding FmdE family protein encodes the protein MNDVLSKVTDKEYSKQIEDVIRFHGHLSGGAFIGIQMYNIAKKFLDINDGERVYATCETKNCMPDAFQVLGNCTTGNKRLSIKDHDIMAVTVNKIIPENDIGTGVRIVFDHKKAEKYPALYNWFMNIKKVPHEEVISDLIDAGDSIYSWKSVEIHVSEKKPKFSAVCGLCGESFIKKGIDDENICPNCAEKSAE
- a CDS encoding Rossmann-like domain-containing protein, with translation MIVDNLADKTLEILKNGDKLTLKEYSIAIPYAYVIVEGEKGVKMGVSMVLDSKCHYRRDFDETSLESIIECAKGYNLTERTLAMAAINAVSQYYIDFTESKNEDVLDLIVSDKDIKKIGFVGNIAPVVNELREIEGKNYEIYVFERNSSSCGAELIDDTFEYRLLPEMDAVVITGTTLVNDTIDFVLERSKNAKLKILTGPTAQINPDFLKNSGITHTASTRVINIDKTVTDLKHGSSFGIFSRNSSKYSMKVKDNNE
- a CDS encoding ABC transporter ATP-binding protein, with the protein product MLNIENINFNYGKNKILNDCSFKLDSGIGCILGPNGAGKSTILKCISGIVPVKSGSIIIDGEKTTQMNYKDRSRLISYSPQEFSINFPYTVFEVVLMGRNPHVNFLRGPSKKDEQKVTEILKLLKISHLKDKEFISLSGGQKRLVMVATALIQDAKLMIFDEPTSFLDYKNQYLVLSVIEKISKEMDKTVLLSLHDPNLAFLFCDNLFLMKNGKILSEIADKNSVCPENFQELYGINTKFADIFGQKVVLPDKDYLKTMI